The following coding sequences lie in one Cyanobacterium sp. Dongsha4 genomic window:
- a CDS encoding DUF3124 domain-containing protein: protein MVWKIKHLILLFISFFIISCQAEETDNLELTKGQFINTQIVNLDDNFKPITGEIIYVPAYSYIYYSNRQRSHSLAITLSFHNTDLEFPIIIKSVKYYDSKGQLLEDYVSNPIQLNALSSTNFYIEDNDTRGGVGGNFLIEWVAQKKVSSPIAESVMVSTASTQGISFVSTGRIIKELKFEDVK from the coding sequence ATGGTATGGAAAATTAAGCACTTAATATTATTATTTATTTCCTTTTTTATTATCAGTTGTCAAGCAGAAGAAACGGATAATTTAGAATTAACAAAAGGACAATTTATTAATACACAAATCGTTAACCTAGACGATAATTTTAAACCCATCACAGGCGAAATTATCTATGTTCCTGCCTATTCTTATATTTATTATTCTAATCGTCAAAGAAGTCATAGTTTAGCTATTACGTTGAGTTTTCATAATACTGATTTAGAGTTTCCTATTATTATTAAATCTGTTAAATATTATGATAGTAAAGGGCAATTATTAGAAGATTATGTATCCAATCCAATACAACTAAATGCCTTAAGTTCAACCAATTTTTATATAGAAGATAATGATACTAGAGGGGGAGTAGGGGGTAATTTTCTCATTGAATGGGTTGCACAAAAAAAAGTTTCTTCTCCTATTGCGGAATCTGTTATGGTTAGTACAGCTAGTACTCAGGGGATTTCTTTTGTCAGTACAGGAAGAATAATTAAAGAGTTAAAATTTGAGGATGTAAAATAA
- the ctpA gene encoding carboxyl-terminal processing protease CtpA, with protein MKKIPYLLFAIILFLSTLFLNPANANAYTEEEKLLLQSWRLVNEAYVDDSFNNQNWWFIRQKFLKKPLHSKDEAYEAISEMLATLDDPYTRFLPPRQYRNLQITTSGELSGIGLQISINPEDKHLEVVSPLPNSPAEAAGIQPRDQILTIDGIDTETLTLDEAANKIRGKIGTLVTLEVKSKKEGIIKEYQLKRDRLSLSSVTARLDTSNSDYPIGYLRLNQFSGNASKDLAHELAKLDQEGAKAYILDLRNNPGGLLQAGIEIARLWLPPSTIVYTVNRQGIFGSYDATGNQLTDAPLVVLVNQGSASASEILAGALQDNQRATLIGETTFGKGLIQSLFELPDGAGIAITVAKYETPNHKDINKKGITPNVEITQDPISYFEIGTEKDLQYQAAIAFLTENDSLPTMISQNDN; from the coding sequence ATGAAAAAAATCCCTTATCTTTTATTCGCTATTATTCTATTCCTTTCAACTTTATTCTTAAATCCAGCTAATGCTAACGCTTACACGGAAGAGGAAAAACTATTGCTTCAGTCTTGGCGTCTAGTCAATGAGGCTTATGTGGATGATTCTTTTAATAATCAAAATTGGTGGTTTATTCGACAAAAATTTTTAAAAAAGCCTTTACATAGTAAGGATGAAGCCTATGAAGCTATCAGTGAAATGTTGGCTACTTTAGATGATCCTTATACAAGGTTTTTGCCTCCCAGACAATATCGAAATCTACAAATTACCACTTCAGGAGAATTATCTGGTATTGGCTTACAAATAAGTATTAATCCCGAAGATAAACATTTAGAGGTAGTTTCTCCGTTACCGAATTCCCCTGCTGAAGCGGCAGGTATTCAACCAAGAGACCAAATTTTGACCATTGATGGTATTGATACTGAAACTTTAACTTTAGATGAGGCGGCTAATAAAATTAGAGGGAAAATTGGTACTTTAGTGACCCTAGAGGTAAAAAGTAAAAAAGAGGGTATTATTAAAGAATATCAGTTAAAGCGCGATCGCCTCTCTCTTAGTTCAGTAACAGCCCGTTTAGATACAAGTAACTCCGACTATCCCATTGGTTATTTACGTTTGAACCAGTTTAGTGGCAATGCGAGTAAAGATTTAGCCCACGAATTAGCAAAATTAGATCAAGAAGGGGCAAAAGCCTATATTTTAGACCTAAGAAATAACCCCGGTGGATTATTACAGGCAGGAATTGAAATCGCCCGTCTTTGGCTTCCACCTAGTACCATTGTATATACAGTGAATCGTCAGGGAATTTTTGGTAGTTACGACGCAACAGGTAATCAATTAACGGATGCACCTTTAGTAGTTTTAGTCAATCAAGGTTCAGCTAGTGCTAGTGAAATTTTAGCAGGGGCTTTGCAAGATAATCAACGGGCAACTTTAATCGGGGAAACAACTTTTGGTAAAGGCTTAATTCAGTCTTTATTTGAATTGCCTGATGGTGCAGGAATTGCTATTACTGTGGCTAAGTATGAAACTCCTAATCATAAGGATATTAACAAAAAGGGTATTACTCCTAATGTAGAAATTACTCAAGATCCTATCAGTTATTTTGAAATTGGCACAGAAAAAGACCTTCAATATCAAGCTGCGATCGCATTTTTGACGGAAAATGATAGTTTACCCACCATGATTAGTCAGAATGACAATTAG
- a CDS encoding DUF7219 family protein, with product MRKNNHGNYINLSPQDLKDYYYSSPEKFNSPSLHRDLQSFSQQVSYLSALHTNGKISSSVAHDKLDSLWQSLNSVNN from the coding sequence ATGAGAAAGAATAACCACGGAAACTACATTAATTTATCCCCTCAAGATTTAAAAGATTATTATTATTCATCCCCAGAAAAATTTAATTCTCCTTCTCTCCATCGAGATTTACAAAGTTTTTCTCAACAGGTTAGTTATTTATCTGCACTGCATACTAATGGTAAGATTTCTTCCTCTGTAGCACATGATAAGTTAGATAGTTTGTGGCAAAGTTTAAACTCTGTAAATAATTAA
- a CDS encoding NAD(P)H dehydrogenase subunit NdhS, whose translation MIILPGTTVTVTNPDDIYYRYQGLVQRVTDGKAAVLFEGGNWDKLITFNLSELEIFDPKAKK comes from the coding sequence ATGATTATATTACCCGGCACTACTGTTACTGTTACCAATCCCGATGATATTTATTATCGTTATCAAGGATTAGTCCAAAGAGTTACTGATGGTAAAGCGGCGGTTTTATTTGAGGGCGGCAATTGGGATAAGTTAATTACTTTTAATCTATCTGAATTGGAGATTTTTGATCCTAAAGCCAAAAAGTAA
- a CDS encoding RluA family pseudouridine synthase — MNLQTILHSVDDFVKKEDIFQEEIVTYYYEGFCPKTQQKLKLPRTILSEKIALKLCAELDKNEIKMPKGKMLGVLVVKDNLGDLKVIKAFSGFWGGKKEIQGWVNQIPANSVITMAEKLTLQKLDQIKCQIIALKNISVREEYNNLEQKFQQEWQSLKEIHQARKQLRHELRNELKNITINNSHIEEKLKDLEQESRKDDWQRRNLKHKWQEILQPLKAEISFADQEIRNLKRQRKELSRQLQAQMQTAYSMTNFAGESLSVGSLLGKDFIPTGTGDCCAPKLLHYAATNNLIPIAMAEIWWGDTSPNGEKVNGRFYPACESRCQPLMGFLLSGLPSFEVRTSSATLPIIYEDDYLLVVNKPSGLLSVSGRGIDKFDCVETRFRQIFTAKSYNYLKTVHRLDQDTSGILILAKDEDTHLKMSQLFSAREVKKIYEAVVEGIVKEDRGIIDLPLWGNPRSRPRQEVNYQYGKPSVTHFRVIKRKEAQTRLELIPITGRTHQLRVHCLQGLGLVIRGDRIYGKLEQNEDRLYLHAREIIFTHPHTQTIIHLTTKTPF, encoded by the coding sequence ATGAATTTACAGACAATACTGCATTCTGTAGATGATTTTGTCAAAAAAGAAGATATTTTTCAAGAAGAAATAGTTACTTATTATTATGAAGGATTTTGCCCTAAAACTCAGCAAAAATTAAAGTTACCCCGCACAATTTTATCTGAAAAAATAGCATTGAAATTATGTGCTGAATTAGATAAAAATGAGATAAAAATGCCTAAAGGAAAAATGCTAGGAGTGTTAGTCGTTAAAGATAATTTAGGTGATTTGAAAGTTATTAAGGCTTTTTCAGGATTTTGGGGGGGCAAAAAAGAAATTCAGGGATGGGTTAATCAAATACCTGCGAATTCAGTCATCACAATGGCGGAGAAGTTGACTTTACAAAAACTAGATCAAATAAAGTGTCAAATTATTGCTCTTAAAAATATTTCCGTCAGAGAAGAATATAATAATTTAGAACAAAAATTTCAGCAAGAATGGCAATCCTTAAAAGAGATTCATCAAGCAAGAAAACAACTCAGACATGAATTAAGAAATGAGCTAAAAAATATAACTATTAATAATAGTCATATTGAAGAAAAATTAAAAGATTTGGAGCAAGAAAGTCGAAAAGATGATTGGCAAAGAAGAAATTTAAAACATAAATGGCAGGAAATTTTACAGCCTTTAAAAGCTGAAATTAGTTTCGCAGATCAAGAAATTAGAAACTTAAAAAGGCAAAGAAAAGAATTATCCCGACAATTACAAGCACAAATGCAAACGGCTTATTCTATGACCAACTTTGCGGGGGAAAGTTTAAGTGTGGGAAGTTTGCTTGGAAAAGATTTTATTCCTACGGGTACAGGGGATTGTTGCGCCCCAAAATTACTTCATTATGCGGCTACCAACAATTTAATACCTATTGCAATGGCTGAAATTTGGTGGGGTGATACTTCTCCTAACGGTGAAAAGGTCAATGGTCGTTTTTATCCTGCCTGTGAGTCAAGATGTCAGCCTTTGATGGGGTTTCTCTTGTCTGGATTACCCAGTTTTGAGGTTCGTACATCTTCGGCAACTTTACCAATTATTTATGAGGATGATTATTTATTAGTGGTAAATAAGCCTAGTGGGTTGTTATCAGTTTCTGGTAGAGGTATTGATAAATTTGACTGTGTGGAAACTCGTTTTAGACAGATTTTCACGGCTAAATCCTATAATTATCTTAAAACAGTTCATCGATTAGATCAAGATACTTCAGGCATATTAATTTTGGCGAAGGATGAAGATACCCATCTTAAAATGTCACAACTATTTTCTGCTAGAGAGGTGAAAAAAATCTATGAAGCGGTTGTAGAGGGCATAGTAAAAGAAGATAGGGGAATAATTGATTTACCGTTGTGGGGAAATCCTCGATCGCGGCCTCGTCAGGAAGTTAATTATCAATATGGAAAACCTAGTGTTACTCATTTTCGGGTCATAAAGAGAAAGGAAGCACAAACCCGCTTAGAGTTAATACCTATCACTGGTAGGACTCATCAGTTAAGAGTACATTGTTTACAAGGATTAGGTCTGGTTATAAGAGGCGATCGCATCTATGGTAAATTAGAACAAAATGAGGATCGATTATATCTTCATGCTAGAGAAATTATCTTTACTCATCCCCATACTCAAACCATTATACATCTAACAACAAAAACACCTTTTTAA
- a CDS encoding sigma-70 family RNA polymerase sigma factor, translating to MSVLADDYSEVADSDLVRNCQQGNKTSFRLLYQRYHHKVRATLYKLCGSEVLDDLQQEVFLKVWKSLPQLRNPQYFSTWLYRICWNVAYDQGSSKKRELQRHQANINQTKQSLEYSLAKSSNNHQELLKLHYQELVARGLQHLSLDHRAVIVLHDLEDLPQQEIAEILSIPLGTVKSRLFKARKNLRQFLELEGISL from the coding sequence ATGAGCGTGTTAGCTGATGATTACTCTGAAGTTGCAGATTCTGATTTAGTCAGGAATTGTCAACAAGGAAATAAAACTTCATTTCGTTTACTATATCAACGTTATCATCATAAAGTCAGAGCAACTTTATATAAGTTGTGTGGTAGCGAAGTATTAGATGATTTACAACAGGAGGTATTTTTAAAAGTTTGGAAATCTTTACCCCAATTACGTAATCCTCAATATTTTTCCACTTGGCTTTATCGTATTTGTTGGAATGTTGCCTATGATCAAGGTTCTAGCAAAAAGCGAGAATTGCAACGTCATCAGGCAAATATTAACCAGACAAAACAATCTTTGGAATATAGTCTGGCAAAATCTAGTAATAATCATCAAGAGTTGTTGAAACTTCACTATCAAGAATTGGTAGCTAGAGGATTACAACATCTCAGTTTAGATCACCGAGCAGTCATAGTTCTTCATGATTTAGAAGATTTACCACAACAGGAAATAGCGGAAATATTATCTATTCCCCTTGGTACGGTTAAATCTCGTTTATTCAAAGCCAGAAAAAATTTGCGTCAATTTTTAGAACTTGAAGGTATTAGCTTATGA
- the ftsY gene encoding signal recognition particle-docking protein FtsY, with protein MFNWFRRKKENKENIEQKPPVVEDKQSNAPCSTSETQSQPSLEWAKAAYANIQKQKQEIPDNSEDDRVASVENSLSAEGENVDSSSTVEEKTEEVKENAPAWMQKSDRLSALKETAIETEKEEETPLDEDFVWSAQVLESQGRTPDDVSEEEFTWLRKLRQGLGKTRRNFVNQLKSVIGQGPLNQNAIEQIEAMLYSADVGYEATEYIVNTLQNKLKEESLASEDAIASLKEILQQVLDEPLQKLTKTEFEPEAGKLNIWLLTGVNGVGKTTTIGKLAHLAKTSGYHCVIAAADTFRAAAVEQVKVWGERTNTPVIANEGKNTDPAAVVFDGINAAIARNAEILLVDTAGRLQNKKNLMEELAKIRRIIDKKAVDANIESLLVLDATLGQNGLKQAQVFSEAAQLTGVVLTKLDGTAKGGVALGVCRDLGLPIRFIGAGEGIEDLRPFSSYEFVEALLS; from the coding sequence ATGTTTAATTGGTTTCGCCGTAAAAAAGAGAATAAAGAAAATATTGAACAAAAACCTCCTGTTGTTGAAGATAAACAATCTAATGCTCCTTGCTCAACCTCCGAAACTCAGTCTCAACCTTCTTTAGAGTGGGCAAAAGCCGCTTATGCTAATATTCAGAAACAAAAGCAGGAAATTCCTGACAATTCAGAAGATGATAGAGTTGCTTCTGTCGAAAATAGTCTTTCTGCTGAGGGGGAAAATGTTGATTCGTCTTCAACGGTGGAGGAAAAAACTGAGGAAGTCAAGGAAAATGCCCCTGCTTGGATGCAAAAAAGCGATCGCCTCTCTGCTTTAAAAGAAACGGCTATAGAAACGGAAAAAGAAGAAGAAACCCCATTAGACGAAGATTTTGTTTGGTCTGCACAGGTGCTTGAGTCTCAGGGAAGGACACCTGATGATGTGTCGGAGGAAGAATTTACATGGCTGAGAAAATTACGTCAAGGATTGGGCAAAACCCGTCGTAACTTTGTTAATCAGTTAAAGTCGGTTATCGGACAAGGACCTCTTAATCAAAACGCTATTGAGCAAATTGAGGCGATGTTATATAGTGCTGATGTGGGTTATGAAGCAACGGAATATATTGTTAATACTTTACAGAATAAGTTAAAAGAAGAATCTCTGGCTTCTGAAGATGCGATCGCATCCTTAAAGGAAATACTACAACAAGTTTTAGATGAACCGTTACAAAAATTAACAAAAACTGAATTTGAACCAGAGGCAGGAAAACTCAATATTTGGTTATTAACAGGAGTGAATGGTGTAGGTAAAACCACCACTATCGGGAAATTAGCACACCTAGCGAAAACATCAGGTTATCATTGCGTCATAGCCGCCGCCGATACTTTTAGAGCCGCCGCAGTAGAACAAGTTAAAGTGTGGGGAGAAAGGACGAATACCCCTGTAATTGCCAATGAAGGTAAAAATACAGACCCTGCGGCCGTCGTATTTGATGGTATCAATGCTGCGATCGCACGTAATGCAGAAATACTATTAGTTGATACAGCAGGAAGATTACAAAATAAGAAAAACTTAATGGAAGAACTAGCCAAAATTCGCCGTATCATAGATAAAAAAGCCGTAGATGCCAATATCGAATCACTATTGGTACTAGATGCTACCCTAGGACAAAATGGCTTAAAACAAGCCCAAGTATTCTCAGAAGCCGCTCAACTAACAGGAGTAGTTTTAACCAAACTCGACGGCACAGCTAAAGGAGGAGTAGCTTTAGGAGTATGTCGAGATTTAGGCTTACCAATTCGTTTTATTGGTGCAGGAGAGGGCATTGAGGAT